Sequence from the Helianthus annuus cultivar XRQ/B chromosome 13, HanXRQr2.0-SUNRISE, whole genome shotgun sequence genome:
ttattacttGATCCACGAATATGGATACTTTCTTACAGCAGTTTCAACATCTTAAAATACAACTAGAAGATATAATAGCAGCCACCGACAACTTCAACGATGATAACTGTATTGGACGTGGTGGTTTTGGGAATGTTTATAAAGGAGAACTGTCTCACTCTAAGGGGCGAAGCATGGTTGCTATCAAGCGTCTGGATCGGAGGCATGGACAAGGAATACCCGAGTTCTTGAAAGAGATCACAACGCTTTCCAGTTACAGCCAAGAAAATCTCATCTCTCTtctgggattttgttaccaagggGATGAGATGATCCTGGTATATGACTATGCATCTCGTGGAAGCCTTGACCGCTATTTAAATTCCCCTCATCTTACGTGGTTACAGCGTCTCAAGATATGCCTCGATGCAGCAGAGGGATTAAGGTACCTTCATGATCCAAGGGGGGCACACCAAAGACTTATCCACTGTGACGTAAAAAGCGCCAACATCCTACTTGATGACAACTGGAATGGCAAAGTCTCTGACTTTGGATTTATCAATAATGGGTCCCGCAAACGAGCAGCAATCGGTTATTGTCACCATGGCAGCAGGTACCCTTGGGTACTGTGATCCGCAGTATGCGATGACGCACACCCTAACAAAAGAGTCAGACGTATACTCTTTCGGTGTGGTCTTATTCGAAGTTTTATGTGGGAGGTTATGTTGTACATATAGCAATGGTCGTGTTCAGCAGAATTTAGTGCGCACGTGGATTGAATGCTATAAAGAGAAGAAGTTAAATGATATCATCTTTGAAGATACAACCATTCAACCACTGGAGCAGAGTGCTTTAAATTTTTTTTCTGATATTGCATATCGATGTTTGAATGAATCTCGTAAAGATCGGCCAAGGATGGATGAGGTTGTGACAGAACTTGCGACTGCACTCCGATATCAGAAGGTACATTATGTTTGTAGGATGTTAGTTTATTTGGGAATTTCACTAGCTTCTTTAAAAGGCATAGCAAAAATCTTATTTTTCTCCTTCAAGTGTTTTTTTCCCTTTACCGTTCTTGAGAAAGAATTCAGTTGATTCACTCTAAACACCAAAGAAATAAGATTGCGGAATGAATTAAAATTGAAATACACCACCGAATTGAAATGAAAATGTTTGCAGACGTCGTGTCAAGCTGTGCGCTTGCAATTGCTTTCCCACCCTTGATTTGTATTTAGCAACTATTATCTGATCCCCAAATATGTTGGTATTCTGGCAGCAATTTCAAGATCTTAAAATCCCGCTGGAAGAGATAACATTAGCCACCAACCACTTCAATGTTGAGAAGAACTATATTGGAGATGGTGCTTTTGGGAAGGTTTATAGAGGAGAAGTGTCTCACTCTAAGGGCCGAAGCATGACTGCTATTAAGCGTATAGATCCGAAGTTCTTGAAAAAGATCAGGATTCTTTCTTGTTACAGGCATGAAAATATTGTCTCTCTtctgggattttgttaccaagggGATGAGATGATCCTTGTGTACGAGCATGTGTCTCGTGGAAGCCTTGACCGCTATTTGGACTCCCCTCATCTCACGTGGTCACAACGTCTAAAGATATGTTTGGATGCCGCAAAGGGGCTAAGGTACCTTCATGATCAAAGGGGGAGACACCAAAAACTTATCCACTATGTTGTAAAAAGCGCCAGCATCCTACTTGATGACCAATGGAATGCTAAAGTTTCTGACGTTGGATTATCAAGAATGGGCCCCGCTAATGAGCAGAACTCTGTTATTGTCACAGTTGCAGAAAGTAACCCCGGGTACTGTGATCCACAGTATGCGATGACACACACCCTAACGAAAAAGTCGGATGTATACTCTTTTGGTGTGGTCTTATTCGAAGTTTTATGTGGGAGATTATGCTATACGCTTGATAGCAAAGATCATGTTAAGGAGATCTTAGTGACCACGTGGATTAAGAGCTATGAACAGAACAAGTTAAATGATATCATCTTCAAAGATCCGACCATTCAACCATTGGAGCAGAGTACTTTAGATATATTTTCAGACATTGCGTATCAATGTTTGAAGGAATCTCATGAAGATCGGCCAAAGATGGCTGAGGTTGTGGCAGAACTTGAGAGAAGTCTAGATTTACTCAATTATCAAGAGTTTATAGGTGAATGGAACAAACAATGTCCTCTGAACTACAGATCTGACATTGAACCGATGAAGTTTCAGTCCAAAGGGATCCTCCGTAACAGCGGCAAAACGGTAATTAGCTTCTGTGTCTGTATTATAGAATATCACATGCCATTTACCGTCCCATTAAGTGACAATGCTCCTCCAAGTGCTACCATCACATGTAACTTTTAACATGCACGATCAACTAACTTGAACTTGTTTAATGGACGTACGTACAGTGGTTTTCATTGAATAAGAAGGGAGAACACTGTGAGATGATATCTATTGCAGAATGTTTGGGTTCAGATGTCGTGTTTGCAGAATGGCACAGATTCTCATCTGAATATAATTCAAGGTGAGTTTTCCTGTTTGTAGCTTTTGAGAGTACTTGCCACCTACAATGTATCATTCTTTGTTGCTATTCACGCAGATTTGCTGTGGGCACCTACCACTGGTTTGGAGGCGTATTGAGAACACATGCAAAAACTCAGTTCTTGTCACCAGGAATCACATACGCGGTGAACCTTGTGTTCAAATATTATAGAGAAGGGAAGAGAAGATGTGAACCTATATTCCTTAAATACAGATTACAAGGGGAGAGAGAGAGTTCAATTTCATACATTGCATATGAGAGAGAAGATGGATGGTGGGCATGTGAATTGTATCAGTTTACTACTGACCACATAACAGTTGATCTTCAGATTTTGTTTGAGGGCTTCGATAATAGTGCTTACTTCAAAGTAGAAGTAGAAGGCATTGAATTCCAGCCCTTGGAGAATGTAAGTTTAccaattaaaatttgattattcATGTACATCATTAATTAATTGATTTATATCTTTTAGTTTTCTTTTACTGTCCAGCTGCCACAATCAAATATTAGTGACAAATTCAAAGTCTGATATGGTTATGTTGTTCTACAGGAGGAACATATAGATGACAAGCAACCCATCTCAGATTTAGATTCAGATTCAGATGCAAATTGGGAAGAAAAACTGCCAGCTGATTATGAAGACATAATGAAGTTGTCAAAAAAAGGGATTTTTGATTATTTTCCATGGACAgcgaagaagaaaaagaagaagaagagaaaagcGTACGCAATTCTTTGCGAAGGGTTCTTAACCAATGATGGCAGGAAGGTAACTTTGATAGCAACAATTTCATACTTCCATTACTGAATTGCAAATCTATTTATCTGTTTTCCATATGTAGTTGTTGGTGGAGCCTATGAATATGGTTCCACATGAGGGGAGAATTATATATTGAATTGCTAAACATATCTATATACTCGTTGCTTGATATATAGTGGTTTTCTCTTGACAAAAATGGGAAGAAATGTCACATGCTATCAGCGGCTCTCATATGGAGTTGGAAAAAAAAAGTGTTACTACCTGAATCAAGGTTCTTTAATATATCCCTTTTCAGATTTCTTATATAGATTACTATTTTTTGCAAATCTTTTACATGTAAGATGATTTTCTAACATCTCTCAGATTTAGACAAGCCATTCAGTGGGTGGATAATTGGTGTATTAATATCAAAACAGAAGTCCGGTCCCAACTAGTATCATCTGAAACAACATATGCATGTTACCTTGTCTACAAATTACCAGAAGACGAATATGGATTTGAGGGTCCTGTGAAAGTCGAAGATAAAGTATGTGACACCGGATATACTATTTGGTATATCTATTTAACTACTCCTCAAACCCCAATTATTAGACCAAAGGTTGGTCAAAACACCCACAAACCACTCAATTTGCCGAAATATAACGGCCTTCCACGCCAAAGGAAGGATGGATGGATTGAAGTGAAAATTTGGGAATTCCAAGCTGCCACTACAGTCATCATGGATTTGACTTTGAACTTTTGTGACCATAAGGCATTTAGTGGGCTTATTATAGAAGGCATTGAGTTTAGACccatatagattttttttttggttataaTGGACAAAAATTAAGTGtaaacacaaaatttgttttcttttttctaTACTAGTAGTGAAACCCGTATACAAACACAGGTTGTTTTTAGAAAACCTTGCATACCACATTTTACTAGAAAGAATAGATAGGTGTATAGatattgtaatttttagtttAGAATATTAAAATAGTCATGAGTTATTCTCACAAATCTTGTGTGTTGATGCATTTAAACTCTGATTTACAAATAAAGTGAGAACTTTATCTTCTCGTTGTGTTAATCAgtataaacaaataataaaaagtagTCACTACCTTTCACCGTAAAAAGTGAGAACTGCTATTTTAAATAGTGATATCTGGTTGAAATTATGTGCAAACACACGTTTTTAGAAAACCATTCACACCACATTTTATTAAACGAATGACTACATTTTTAAGGTTTAATTAAAATTAGATTATAAAAAACAGAACATattttaaataacaaataataTATAAATCTAACACACTAAACTAGTTTAATATCCGTCTAGTGGACGGGTTACGTTGACATCGTAACAAACAAAACAAAGATAATCTATATTAAGTGGACAATCGAGTAGAGCTAGTTCCCAACCCTACGTAACTGCTGATTTGGATTGAGACCTGAAAACACAACGAGAAGATAAAATTCTAAGATGAGCATCACTATAAGGGTGCCATGAAACTTTTTAAGTAGCCCGTATGGTATTGTTCGTTTTGAGGTAGAGATCTAACATTCTAACCCAACATAGATCTACATGCAAATCAGTAGAATAAAAGTGCTTTCAAAAAGGAGTAGTAAGTGCTTTCATATTTTATTACATACATACAACAGCACTATCTTTTGATGAAGAACTCCCATATTTTAATACATACATAATGCATAACCCACTTGATCCTAAGTGGGGTTTTTTAATGGATAGCGTGTTCAAGGAACAAAAAAGAACATGGAGTACACTTTCTACCACAAAGCACACATTAAATTGTCCAAATATGGATCATTTGGCATACCAGATTAGTTAGCTCATGAAGTGTAGCATCCATCCATGTATATATTTAAATTTCGTCTTTTGAATACAAAGTCTACGTGGCTGTGATGACCACCGACCTGTTTAAAACAAAATGCACCAATTGTTAAATCACCAAAATAGGGACCAGTAACCATTTTACATTTTCCAATATGCACCAATTATTATCTTGAATGAGTATGTCAAACAAAACTCTTACCTTGAACCCCATGTGGCATCACCATTACAACCTGCATCTCCTGTTGCAAACCATGCCTGGATTATTTTAGAAAAATACATATGAGTCACCTTCAAAAGCTAGTGACATGATCATATTTTACATGGCATTCTACTTGATGTAGTATATAACAGTCTTCTAACTTTGACCCATTCACTTATGGAAGTGTAAATTCAAGCTATGTTTCATCTCAAACGGGCCAAACACGTAAAAATATAACTTAAAACGAAATGTGCCAAATAGTAATTATTTGCAAAGAAATTTAATAAATTCACACATAAAAAGCGTTCGTTTAGACCTGACCTGTAACAAAAAGTTGCACCTTCTGGCCTTGTTAGTCCTGCCCATTTTACTACCTCTTATATATTGTGAAAAAGGACAGCATAGAAACTTACCTGATGGTAACACACAACGTGTTGGTGTTGCAATCGGGAAAGGTTACGCGACCCATCTAAtccacaaaagaaaaaaaaaaccagttTCGACCCTTCAATGCAAAGAAAGTCTTAGATAATtctattaaaaattaaaatattacACTAATAATAGTTTCTGTAATCACAGGTCAACTCACCCGATCCAACATGCTTGGAACCACCCAAAAAATAGTATCCGTTTTAACAGGTTACGCGACCCACCCAACCCCCATGATGCCACCTTAGACCGTGTATAATATAAAAAAACATTATATGGCAACCTATTACAATAGTACTATAATACTATCAGACCTTTTTTCTAGAACCCGTACCTTAAAGAATTTTAGAGTTTTATAATCAAAGGACAGCAAAAACATAGCGTAGTTAGTTCTGTAACACCATCTGATCTAGTTGATATTCTCCTCAATTTCCAAGCTTTTTAGATAGTCAAACCGAAGATACAAGCACCAACAGTAGAATTAATTCACATGAAACGAACCACAAGGAATCTAATTTTGTTACAAGAAAAAGATGGAGATAATGCATACCTTTGGCTCATGACTTTGGAATTCGGTTATATAATGAAATTCAGGGTGTGGGTTGTGGAAACAATCTATTCCTCCTTAAACTCTTCTATAACACCACATCCTATTCTGGGTTTTAAAAAGTGCGCCTGACGCGCGAGGCGCAAGCCTTTGCGCCTTTAATAGCCCGAGGCGTGCTTCTTACAAGAAGCACCAAAAAGAGCAATTTTGGACGGCTTTTCTGACCTGAGGAGCGCGCCTCTTGTACCTAGGGTGTTTTTACGTTGTCTTTATGCATCAAACTGttgtaatatattttatatacTCACTTTGCGCCTTGGGTACGAAAAGCCTGCCGCTTTTGCACTTCACGCCTCAgttttagacctcgtcgcttttggGTGTCTCTCACTTTTTAAAACTAAGATCATATTTCATACGGTTTTATGTTATAATACTGAATTCAGTGAagaatttaaaattttaatgtATGGTAAGTCAAGAAGAATAAATATGACATAAATTTAAAAGAAGGCAGCCAAGCAGCTTACATGTGTTTTCTCAGTtctttcaaataaaacaacattAACCCCACGATCTACAGTTGCAAGATGGTCCACAATTTTGTCAAATTCTATAATTGAATTATATCAACTACGATAAAAACATTCAAAGTGTAATCAGTTACTAAATTGTGAATTATTAAGAAAAAGGACTTAAAGCTTTTGGTACAAAACCTAAACTGTTCGTGGTCTTACAGTAGAATAATTTTGAGTTATTGTTAATATAAACATGGGACTATAAACGAAAGATACCATAAGTTTGGGATCAAACTCAACATACAATTTTTATTATTGCCCATTCTTTTTCTCGGTTGTCAAATTCAAAAGcaaacatattatttaaaatcagatCAAACATCCCAGGCACAtaactaggggtgtaaacaagcctagatgctcgagagctactcgtgatcggctcggttaaaagctccaACGAGCCGAGtcttaacgagcccgagcccgagctcgagcctgaaataatGCTCGTTTTGTTACCGAgcccgagcctgaaatacaaagcttgtttaggctcgcgagcctaaacgagcccatacaaaattttaatttttttatatataatatattaataatgatgataacattgatgagtcgagctcgagccgagctttggctcgtttaagcgatgttgaagtgagctcgagccgagcttttagctcgtttaaggttgttctcaaaatagttcgagccgagctcgagctttgggttttactcgcgagccgagctcgagctcaaagaaataggctcgaaccgagccgagctcgagcttcataaaaacctaacgagccgagctcgagcctggtcgagctcgggctcggcccggctcgtttacacccctacacATAACCATCAGATTTATCCAAAAAGTAATCATATTTGAACAAACAGGTCTATAAAGTGAAATAATCCTAATCCAGCTTTGATAATATTTGAACAGGCAGGTCTACAAATATCTTGATAAAGGGAAATTATCCAACTTTGTGTAGCTTTAATCTATTGATTATCTAACTACATTATCATAGTTTCTGAGTCTTCACATCAAAATCATACAATAGCATATCTCAATATCAAACATAAGTACCTTCTATCAtcaaaaatagaaataaaacacACCCGCCTCGTATTTCAGTAAAATTTTCAAATCCCAACAACAAACAacttacaaaaaaataaaaaattacatggAAAAAATTATTTGTTACCTTATAACAGTTGAAGTGGATGCTCTACCTGCAAAATTTAGAGAAAGAGGgcaaaattacattttttttggCGAAATCATCGGTTTTCAATATATTATAAAAACAGAGACGATTACATATTCTTATGTCCCCTTAATACAAAACTGATTTTGGactaatctcaaccattagatcattCTAAAATAAATTTCTGAccatttaaaatcaaaatttgcGTCTAGAAGCAGAGGTTAAGAGAGCAAAATTAGGGTTTGAATATAGTTTGAAAAGAAAACCAAATCAGAGAGCAAGAGAGGGATAGATTCACCTATGTGTTGCCACCTGCTGCCAATCGAATAAACTAATTTCATGCTAACGAAATTGCTGCTGAAGAAGATGATAGTGATGGCTAAAACAACAGACATACAAGGACAATAGCAATATTATTCCCTAATCAACTGTGTATGCAATCAAAGTATACCTTAATGTCGCTAATTTCTCGAAGAGTCAGCTCTCGAATCTTGCTCTTCCCCTTCTGCGTCTAGAGAACCAGAGTGTTGGATGTATGTTTTCTATAAGAAAAGTGTAGCGCAATTTTGGGTAGTGGGGGTTGATAGAACTGCACTTGGAAACTGTTTTGTAACCTCTTGAGTCAAATTCTACCGATTATAAGCTTTCTAATTAACAGATAATCAAAAGCaatgaaaaacaaagttaaaacgaACCTCGAATTGGGTTCCACAGATAATCCAAAACACGTTTGATTGAAGCGTTCACCTGATACTTTCCAGCAATGGAGTACGATTTATGGAGGAGCGTTCACCTGCTGAAAACCCCAAACAAAATTTGGGCCACCCTCCATCATGTAATATATGTTTTAGAATGAAGAAAAAAGTGAGGGTGGCCCTCCATCATAATCCACCCTCCAAAATTTGGGCCACCCACCATCGTTGCTTGATTTCACATCCGTCTCTTCTTTTATGTTAAATGCATTGTGATCACATGGACGAACCTTCTAATTTCACCAATTTATATGTGAATTCGAGAAGGAAGAAAAAAAATTAGGGCTTTGTGTAAGAAATAAGAGTGAGGATGAAGGTGATTGAACACAATTTTTGCTACAAAAGGAAGGATTATGATGAGCGTAGGTTGCATATGCAGTTTTTGGTGAGGTGGGAGGAagatatgggggggggggggggggggcgataACTGCCTGTAACTGGTTGGGAAACATTTGTAGGAGTGATTTGTGGAGAACATGGTCAGGAAAACATGGAGCTTAGGAAACTGTCATGAACTGACATTATAGCAGTTAAAAATGTGAGTTTAAATGGTCAGGATTTAATTTCAGCAAGATCCAATGGTAGAGATCAATTTGAAAAGTagttagacttaatgggttccatatatatatatatatagggtggggttctagagtgaacactagtgcaTTTGCGAACTATGTGAACAAATCCttgccattgatctacacacgtgtatgacctggatctcatcatcaaatcgtaaaatacactagtgtatttcaacatcaaatcctggccattgatctacacacgtgtatggccaggattagttcactcagttcgcaagctacactagtgttcactcttgaacctaattctatatatatatatatatatatatatatatataggggtccgctaaaatgagaaccacctcgagttgtaagaaccgtgagaactacaccgtacgagGCGAGGTGGAACAATTTTTTTTCTTCacaaacgtagatgcgtgtattataaacacatttgtaaaaaaaaattcaaaaaaaaagtttttgagcaccacaagtgtatgtttacgggtaccgtaaattttccggtaggATTTACGGTAcctgtaaacacaaacttgtggtgctcaaaactacacacacgacattttttctgatttttttacaaatgtgtttataatacacgcatcaacgtctatgaaaaaaaatttgggccaCCTCGCctcgtacggtgtagttctcacggttcttacaactcgaggtggtcctcattttagcggtcccctatatgtatatatatatatatatatatatataggtaaagggtactgtacaaattccattatcgtacattacgtacgctacaatctcagccgtcagatcatcttcccgcaatgaaaatcgcaagttgttttttttttgtaataatttcgcatgtgataaatttgatgaaatagcaggtgtttttttgtaacattttcgcatgtgttaattcaatttcgcatgtgataattttgatgaaatagcatgttggtttttgtaacaatttcgcatgtggtaattcaatttcgcatgtgataattttgatgaaatagcatgttggtttttgtaacaatttcgcatgtggtaattttgaagaaatcgcatgttaaaaaaccaacatgcgaaattgttacaaaaaaacaacatgcgattttcaatgcggaaagatgatctgacggctgagattgtagcgtacgtaatgtacgataagcgcatttgtacgttaaccagcccatatatatatacatatatatatatatatatatagggtgggagtgggctacaaagtctatttttcctacaaagtgtaaaaagtcataaaacaccataatgtcaaccataaaacacactcaaaacccacaaataacaaagtgaagattactaaaacgtcatatttgtgggttttgtgttgtgttttggatgataaggctttgattattgaataactaatattattgtgttttatattgATCATcttgttgtgttttatattcatagatctacaatggtgtgtttgaagtttttatggacttttagggtttggatattgtgttttagtgatattcactctgttatttgtgggttttgagtgtgttttatggctgaaattgtggtgttttatgagtttctacactttgtaggaaaattggattttg
This genomic interval carries:
- the LOC110899329 gene encoding uncharacterized protein LOC110899329, which translates into the protein MTTGMAKSLTLDLSIMGPANEQQSVIVTMAAGTLGYCDPQYAMTHTLTKESDVYSFGVVLFEVLCGRLCCTYSNGRVQQNLVRTWIECYKEKKLNDIIFEDTTIQPLEQSALNFFSDIAYRCLNESRKDRPRMDEVVTELATALRYQKQFQDLKIPLEEITLATNHFNVEKNYIGDGAFGKVYRGEVSHSKGRSMTAIKRIDPKFLKKIRILSCYRHENIVSLLGFCYQGDEMILVYEHVSRGSLDRYLDSPHLTWSQRLKICLDAAKGLRYLHDQRGRHQKLIHYVVKSASILLDDQWNAKVSDVGLSRMGPANEQNSVIVTVAESNPGYCDPQYAMTHTLTKKSDVYSFGVVLFEVLCGRLCYTLDSKDHVKEILVTTWIKSYEQNKLNDIIFKDPTIQPLEQSTLDIFSDIAYQCLKESHEDRPKMAEVVAELERSLDLLNYQEFIGEWNKQCPLNYRSDIEPMKFQSKGILRNSGKTWFSLNKKGEHCEMISIAECLGSDVVFAEWHRFSSEYNSRFAVGTYHWFGGVLRTHAKTQFLSPGITYAVNLVFKYYREGKRRCEPIFLKYRLQGERESSISYIAYEREDGWWACELYQFTTDHITVDLQILFEGFDNSAYFKVEVEGIEFQPLENEEHIDDKQPISDLDSDSDANWEEKLPADYEDIMKLSKKGIFDYFPWTAKKKKKKKRKAYAILCEGFLTNDGRKWFSLDKNGKKCHMLSAALIWSWKKKVLLPESRFRQAIQWVDNWCINIKTEVRSQLVSSETTYACYLVYKLPEDEYGFEGPVKVEDKVCDTGYTIWYIYLTTPQTPIIRPKVGQNTHKPLNLPKYNGLPRQRKDGWIEVKIWEFQAATTVIMDLTLNFCDHKAFSGLIIEGIEFRPI